The DNA segment ccaataaacatactgctagcttatacccgacaacagtttAGTgatgcttagtgcaaaaaacacatgtagcgatgttcacggtcgcacagtcctcggccaccatttccagtttgaaaagtggtcccccCTTCCGCTacatagccaagatggcgactattaagggcgagaagtgtccatagttccacactcaacttcttgaccgttttgagtgcaccatccacctactcatagtgcactgcatttttccatacttctcagtgtgaacgcacttatgcactcaaaatattaagcgtaagtacagaagtacacgatttgagacacagcaaaagtctgaatccaaatgtccaaaCTTCACCGCACTTGCAGACTtgcccacaattcattgcaatatgGACGTGACATTATTCTTTTTCAATAGCTGACTATAAAAGACAGAACTTATGTCTATGTAAAACAGTTAAATACACTATTAAAACAATACTTGAATTGTTTAGGCCAGAAATAATAATCAgcaacatcatgatacagaaacaTGTAGAAATACAGGCTATAGAGGGTCAGTAAAATGCAttgtattattgcagcctacCGTATTGGTTGCGCAGTGTAATGCTAAATATGTAGGCTAGAAAAttggctgaaaaacaacaaaaaagatctTTTGATGTGACTAATAGGCCTACCCGATTTATTTAGTCATAGCTCGGTCCTTATTCACAATCATTTCAGTATGTGAATGTCTGCAGTCTGTATGTTATACAGAGATGTTTTTTGTTCACTCTGAAAACAACTTTGTACATGAGATTTacatcttgttatctgcaggaacAGACGAGCAGACAGAATATGACATGTGCATGATTGTAATCGTCACTGGAATGTTGCTATGGCAATGAGTAAAACGGTCTCGAGGGCTGTCTGTCAGTGGCTTGTGGTCTCTGCCCCTAGCAGACTTTACGAGATGACAGTGAACTTGTCACAGTACATACGAAGCCCAAGAGGGCTCAGTCCGCAAGTCCAGacggtggacatttggattcatgtAACCCTTCCTTTTGCCCTAACCCTAACATCAACCACCTCTGGGACTGACGTGTAGGTACCGTGGGAGAGTCATTTATGTAACTAGTGCTGCTTCAGCTGCAGTTATACCTACCTGGATATGCTTGCCACAAGTTTCAGATTTGCAAcatcactgctagatgccactatcTTACACACGGGATCTTTAAGTGTAAGTATAGAAGTATTACCATGAAAATATACTTTCATTCATATTCTGTAACTGTTTATTCTATTCCCAGCTGAAACTGGGCAAGAGTGAAAATCGTCCATCACAGTCCCCCTGTTAACTCTGAGTTTCCAGTCACATaaaacaatgataaaaaaagatttaattgATCACCAAAATAGTTCGTTATTTTTCTAATTACCTATCTGTGTTGGCTCTTATAATAATTATACTCTACCTGTACCGCAGCACCACAACAGCTGTGATTAACATGGCGCTTTATTTCCTCAGGGCTCCATGTTGAGACACAGGGAGCACAGTGATGAGCCTGTCGACAAGAGGCCCACTGACAGCTCCGCGTCTCCCACTCAGGTACATCCTGTTCTCAGATGTCACGTCTCAAAACGACCTTTTCAGACCGTGCAATTGTTCTGCTCTCTTTTGTTAAGTACCATGGTGTGATACACTGTTTTACTCCCGTCCATGCAGGATGAGACGAGGCTGATCAGAAGAGTGCGAAGTCCATCCAGACCGAGGGcatggctgtccagttcttacAAACCCAAGTTTGGAGGGCGATTCTACAGACCTCGGTAAGACTGAGAACAGGGagcactttgtgttttgttttccttgacTGCAAAATATTGGCAACGTAGTTGAGTACTGTTCTGGCAGATTTGTCTTTCCTCTCAAATGATGCAGATTTCCAAGGGATGACCACTCGTTCTACAAACCTGGCTTCAGCAACCATAGGTACCACCACTTCAACCCTCGGGGTTACTTCCACCGGAAAGAtcatttccaccataaacttCACCACATTGCACTGAAGGAGAGAGAACGGGACAAGGACAGGGAACGGGACAAGGACAGGGAACGGGATAAGGACAGGGAACGGGATAAAGAGAAGGAGCGGTACGAGCAGAGGGAGAGCTCTGAAGGAGGTTCGCCTTCAAAATCAACCAACAGTAAGTTTATGTCGGCAGTAACTAATAATACACCCTTTCATCCCTTCTGAGCATTTATGAAGAGACTTTGACAAAATGTTCACTGTAggaccaaaaatatgtttttaagcTTTGGACTCTGCTCCTTAGCCTCAGTTTGAAGAAATCCTAATGCTACGACATACAGCAATACTTTAGACAAAGTGTCCTGTTCCtgtttcaatatgacaactccTCCCTGCGCACAAAATGAGCTCCATAAGGCAGTGGTCCTCCTGAGGGTGGACATGAAAGAACTTGCCTGCACAGAGCTCTGACCTCCACCCATCCCACTTCTCTGGTAGTGGATCTGATGGCCTCAGCTAGACATTATACTTGCACTGTCTGCACACCCTCACTAATGTTCAGCGCCTTCGGCTTGTATTGACAAGCCCCAGTGCAAGATCTTTTATCGGCGTCCTTCACCTCGAGTCACATGCACGGTcaatgcaaagacacacacttgTCAATACAAAAGGATAAACAAGcagtgaaaaaatgtttttcagagcTAAGAGTGCAGAAAGTTGCAGTAATCTACCACGAAAATAATCTCTCAGCgttgtttttttaagacttttaatcTATTTCTTTCCATTTTCAAGTGATATCTTGAAAAGAGAGCCTGTGTGAGAGTCGAGGTaaaggcaaaataaaataaaatgaaacaaaataaaataaattaaaattgaaattaaaaccaaaattaaaataaatgaaataaaataaagaagcggctgggatgagaatcagcacctccaagtctgaggccatggtcctcagctgtaaaagggtggattgccctctcAAGGTCgggggggggaggtcctgcctcaggtggaggagtatCTCGGGAGACTGACAGGCGGATTGAGGcggtgtcagcagtgatgcaggcgcttaactggtccattgtggtgaagagggagcttagccacaAAGCCAaactctcgatttaccggttgatctacgttccaaccttcacctatggtcacgagctctgggtagtgaccgaaagaatgagatcgcgagtacaagtggccaaaatgagtttcctccgcagggctGCTGggcttagagatagggtgaggagctcggacatccgggagggactcggagtagagccgctgcttctccacatcgagaggagccagttgaggtggtttgggcatctggtaaggatgccttccggacgcctcccttgggaggtgtttcgggcatgttcaaccgggaggagacctcggggccgccccaggacatgctggagggattacatcacccggctggcctgggaacgcctcggggttccctcggaagagctgatggaagtggctggggagaggactgtctgggcttctttgctgaggctgctgcccccgcgacccggacccggataagcggaggacgacgagtacgagtacgagtacgagtacgaaataaaataaaataaaataaaaataaataacaatgcTTGTAGCTATTTGGCCTCACATAATTGCACATGTTACAGTTAGATAATTGGACACCTAAGAGGatacaatggggaaaaaaaagttaattccTTAAATTCCTTCCT comes from the Epinephelus lanceolatus isolate andai-2023 chromosome 8, ASM4190304v1, whole genome shotgun sequence genome and includes:
- the LOC117257676 gene encoding uncharacterized protein LOC117257676, with the protein product MDHARPQDTQQSKGSMLRHREHSDEPVDKRPTDSSASPTQDETRLIRRVRSPSRPRAWLSSSYKPKFGGRFYRPRFPRDDHSFYKPGFSNHRYHHFNPRGYFHRKDHFHHKLHHIALKERERDKDRERDKDRERDKDRERDKEKERYEQRESSEGGSPSKSTNTTRPFVSRSTSSRDKDTQFIVCQSDRNQSRERDHKGTKSKERERSRDRELPSTVSQTATRDRAIQQKRREIDEVYYQECEMFGLVAKMLIAKDPALERPIQAALQENLRDIGKRCLEGMEKFIEDYDSRELSH